The Mesotoga infera genome contains the following window.
ATTCCAGTTGTCGGGATTCCGGGAACAATAGACAACGATATTGCTATGACAGACATGTGTATTGGGGTGGATACGTGTTTGAATACCTGTGTTGAGACAATTCAGAAGCTCAAGGATACGGCTTCTTCGCATGAAAGAGCCTTTGTGGTAGAGGTCATGGGGAGAAATTCGGGCTATGTGGCACTTGCTTCAGGCATGGCCGTTGGAGCAGAAGCAATTATCGTTCCGGAGCTTCCAGTGGATTATGAATTAATAGCCGATAAGATCTGGAAAGAAAGGAAAAGAGGAAAGATTAATTGTATCATAGTAGTCGCAGAAGGTGCATCTAGTGCCTACACTGTTGCCAGACATGTAGAACACAGAATTGGTTATGAGACGAGAATAACCATCTTAGGTCATATTCAGAGAGGCGGATCTCCAACTGCTTTTGACAGGGTACTGGCCTCAAGAATGGGATACGCGTCGGTAAAGTCGATTGAAAAAGGAGATTCAGGAATCATGTTGGCCCTCCATGGTGGCAAGATAGTAGGAGTCTCTTTAGAAGAAGTACTTTCGCACAAAAGGGAACTTGACATGGAACTGGTGGAAATGGCGAAAATTCTCTCATGACGAGGTGAAGCAGCTTGAGAAAAACGAAGATCGTTTGCACAATCGGGCCGGCTACCGAGTCCCCTGAAATGCTCAAGTCTCTTCTTCAAAGGGGGATGGATGTCGCTAGACTCAATACGACTCACGGCGACATCACTGAACACAGGGAGAGAATAAGAAGGTTGAAGGAGATTCGCAAGTCTATGAATTCGCCACTGACAATTTTACTCGATCTTTCCGGTCCGAAAATCAGAACTGGCTTATTTGAAAGATCCGAGGTTGAACTCCGAAAGGGGAACGAGTTTCTCTTAACGACTGAAGACCTCAAAGGAAGCGAGAGTATTGCCAGCGTGAACTACAAGAAGCTTCCCGAAGAGGTGAAACCAGGAGACCTGATTCTTATGGATGACGGCAAGATCAAGCTTAAGGTCTTATCCGTCACAAAGTCCGAAGTCAGAACAAGAATCTTGAGTGGAGGAGTTATTACTCACAGAAGAGGAATCAACCTCCCGGGTATAGATATTAGCATTCCAGCGATTACAGATAAAGATAGGGAGTTCATCAGACTTGGAATTGAGGAAGAAGTCGACTACTTCGCACTTTCATTTGTCAGAAGGCCCGAAGATGTCGTGCATGCCAGAAGGGTTGTCGAAGAGTCTGGAGGATCTATCCCCATAGTCTCGAAGATAGAAACGGAACAGGCGTTGAAACAAATCGAAGCGATTGCCGAGGTTTCCGATGGACTTATGGTCGCTAGGGGTGATCTTGGAGTAGAGATTCCCGTTGAAGAAGTCCCGGTCGCTCAGAAGAAAATCATTAGACAGGGAAACCAGAAGCGAATTCCAGTTATAACGGCAACTCAGATGCTGGAATCTATGATAGAGAATCCCGTGCCTACAAGAGCCGAGGCAACCGACATAACAAACGCAATCATAGACGGAACGGATGCGATAATGCTTTCCGGAGAGACTTCGATTGGGAAGTACCCTCTGGAAGCCGTTTCTATTATGGACCTCACTGCTAGATCGACCGAACGATATCTGAAACAGAATCCCGGGTTGCTCAGATGGACGAGAGAAAAAGTCTCTACAGATGATCACACAGACGCCATCTGCAGGGCTGCGTGGGATATAAGCGAAGAACTGAAGGTGAAGGTTATCGTCAGTTCGACTTTCTCCGGACATACTGCAA
Protein-coding sequences here:
- the pfkA gene encoding 6-phosphofructokinase, whose amino-acid sequence is MIKKVGVLTSGGDSPGMNAAIRAAVRTAQTDEIAVVGIRRGYSGLLDEEFVEMDYSSVGGIMEKGGTVLRSSRCEEFKTEEGRARAAEVLRNNQIEALIVIGGEGSLSGARLLMEENGIPVVGIPGTIDNDIAMTDMCIGVDTCLNTCVETIQKLKDTASSHERAFVVEVMGRNSGYVALASGMAVGAEAIIVPELPVDYELIADKIWKERKRGKINCIIVVAEGASSAYTVARHVEHRIGYETRITILGHIQRGGSPTAFDRVLASRMGYASVKSIEKGDSGIMLALHGGKIVGVSLEEVLSHKRELDMELVEMAKILS
- the pyk gene encoding pyruvate kinase; its protein translation is MRKTKIVCTIGPATESPEMLKSLLQRGMDVARLNTTHGDITEHRERIRRLKEIRKSMNSPLTILLDLSGPKIRTGLFERSEVELRKGNEFLLTTEDLKGSESIASVNYKKLPEEVKPGDLILMDDGKIKLKVLSVTKSEVRTRILSGGVITHRRGINLPGIDISIPAITDKDREFIRLGIEEEVDYFALSFVRRPEDVVHARRVVEESGGSIPIVSKIETEQALKQIEAIAEVSDGLMVARGDLGVEIPVEEVPVAQKKIIRQGNQKRIPVITATQMLESMIENPVPTRAEATDITNAIIDGTDAIMLSGETSIGKYPLEAVSIMDLTARSTERYLKQNPGLLRWTREKVSTDDHTDAICRAAWDISEELKVKVIVSSTFSGHTARNVSGFRPRAYILAVTPNEDTYYRLNLVWGARPVLMGLGNSTDDLVRVAGPLARQLKLVKKGDTIILTAGIPFGTSNSTNILKLETA